In the genome of Streptomyces collinus, one region contains:
- a CDS encoding sensor histidine kinase, translating into MRWALVKVSLAVTTMVVVAFAVPLGLVIRELARDRAFSNAEREAAAVAPALSITTDRDQLERVVASAGSDTGMAVHLPAGDGQEALELGRRRAAEADIAAVRKLGRASTTGVAGGSTLLQPVALSTGKIAVVEVYVPESDVTNGVGTAWAVLAAVGVALILGSVAVADRLGVRMVRPAQRLVEGAHDLGEGRLGARVPEEGPSELRLAAVAFNSMADQVVQLLANERELAADLSHRLRTPLTVLRLNTASLGEGPAADQTRTAVEQLEREVDTIIRTAREAKPQTAAAGPGAGCDAAEVVRERMAFWSALAEDEGRKWRVAGADRPVRIPVARADLAAALDALLGNVFRHTAEGTAFAVDVHNGEDAVIVLVSDAGPGIPDPEAAMARGRGSGSDGSTGLGLDIVRRLAESTGGDVRIGSSVLGGTEVRIWIQLDGRAPATGGHRQPRRRRPGRLAAAYHRSRSR; encoded by the coding sequence ATGAGGTGGGCCCTGGTCAAGGTGTCACTGGCGGTGACCACCATGGTCGTGGTCGCCTTCGCGGTGCCGCTCGGACTCGTCATCCGCGAGCTGGCCCGCGACCGCGCCTTCTCCAACGCCGAGCGGGAGGCCGCGGCGGTCGCCCCCGCCCTGTCCATCACCACCGACCGCGACCAGCTGGAGCGGGTCGTCGCCTCCGCCGGTTCCGACACCGGGATGGCCGTGCACCTCCCGGCGGGCGACGGCCAGGAGGCCCTCGAACTGGGGCGCCGGCGCGCCGCCGAAGCCGACATCGCGGCCGTGCGGAAGCTGGGCCGCGCCTCCACCACCGGCGTCGCCGGCGGATCGACGCTGCTGCAGCCGGTCGCCCTCAGCACCGGCAAGATCGCGGTCGTCGAGGTGTACGTGCCGGAGTCCGACGTCACCAACGGCGTGGGCACGGCCTGGGCGGTGCTGGCCGCCGTCGGGGTGGCACTGATCCTCGGTTCGGTCGCGGTCGCCGACCGGCTGGGCGTCCGCATGGTCCGGCCCGCGCAGCGCCTGGTCGAGGGGGCGCACGACCTGGGGGAGGGCCGGCTCGGCGCCCGTGTGCCCGAGGAGGGCCCGAGCGAACTGCGGCTCGCGGCGGTCGCGTTCAACTCCATGGCCGACCAGGTCGTCCAGCTCCTGGCGAACGAGCGGGAGTTGGCGGCCGACCTGTCCCACCGGCTGCGGACGCCCCTGACCGTGCTGCGGCTCAACACCGCCTCGCTCGGCGAGGGACCGGCCGCCGACCAGACCCGCACCGCGGTCGAGCAGTTGGAGCGCGAGGTCGACACCATCATCCGTACGGCCCGGGAGGCCAAGCCGCAGACGGCCGCGGCCGGTCCGGGCGCCGGGTGCGACGCGGCCGAGGTGGTCCGGGAGCGGATGGCGTTCTGGTCGGCGCTCGCCGAGGACGAGGGCCGCAAGTGGCGGGTGGCCGGGGCCGACCGGCCGGTGCGCATACCCGTGGCCCGCGCCGACCTGGCCGCCGCGCTCGACGCGCTGCTCGGCAACGTCTTCCGGCACACCGCGGAGGGCACCGCCTTCGCCGTCGACGTGCACAACGGCGAGGACGCGGTGATCGTCCTCGTCTCCGACGCGGGCCCCGGCATACCCGACCCCGAGGCCGCGATGGCGCGGGGCCGCGGCTCCGGGAGCGACGGCTCGACCGGGCTCGGCCTGGACATCGTGCGCCGGCTGGCGGAGTCCACCGGCGGGGACGTACGGATCGGCTCCTCGGTGCTCGGCGGCACGGAGGTGCGCATCTGGATCCAGCTCGACGGCCGCGCCCCCGCGACCGGAGGACACCGGCAGCCGCGGCGCCGCCGCCCCGGCCGGCTCGCGGCCGCGTACCACCGCTCCCGCTCCCGCTGA
- a CDS encoding response regulator transcription factor: MASVLVVEDDQFVRSALIRHLTDASHTVRSVGTALEALREVAHLRFDVVILDLGLPDLDGSEALKMLRGITDVPVIVATARDDETEIVRLLNAGADDYLTKPFSVEHLSARMAAVLRRARSGPAEGEPSPVIRVGGLTVDPLRRQAELDGARLDLTRREFDLLAFLARRPGVVVPRKELLAEVWQQSYGDDQTIDVHLSWLRRKLGETAASPRYLHTLRGVGVKLEPPGAGAPR, from the coding sequence ATGGCAAGTGTGCTCGTGGTCGAGGACGACCAGTTCGTACGCTCGGCGCTGATCCGGCACCTGACCGACGCCTCGCACACCGTGCGCAGCGTCGGGACGGCGCTGGAGGCGCTGCGCGAGGTCGCCCATCTCCGTTTCGACGTGGTGATCCTGGACCTCGGACTGCCCGATCTCGACGGGTCCGAGGCCCTGAAGATGCTGCGCGGGATCACCGACGTGCCGGTGATCGTCGCCACGGCCCGGGACGACGAGACGGAGATCGTCCGGCTGCTGAACGCCGGGGCGGACGACTACCTGACCAAGCCCTTCTCGGTCGAACACCTCTCGGCCCGTATGGCGGCCGTACTGCGCCGCGCCCGCTCCGGCCCCGCGGAAGGGGAGCCGTCCCCCGTGATCCGGGTCGGCGGCCTGACCGTCGACCCGCTGCGCCGCCAGGCCGAGTTGGACGGCGCCCGACTCGACCTCACCCGCCGCGAGTTCGACCTGCTCGCCTTCCTGGCCCGCAGGCCCGGTGTCGTCGTGCCCCGCAAGGAGCTGCTGGCCGAGGTGTGGCAGCAGTCCTACGGCGATGACCAGACCATCGACGTCCATCTGTCCTGGCTGCGCAGGAAACTGGGTGAGACGGCGGCCAGCCCGCGCTATCTGCACACCCTCCGGGGCGTCGGTGTGAAGCTCGAACCCCCCGGGGCGGGTGCTCCGCGATGA
- a CDS encoding spermidine synthase yields the protein MGKSKGGRRRQAGAEAVVESVDGGLAELIPDRERPRAWTLVIDGAPQSHVDLDDPAYLSFEYQRRLGHVIDLVAPPGRPVHAVHLGGGALTLARYVAATRPRSTQLVVERDGTLVQLVRRELPLDPNARIRVRSADAREGLAKVPDGWADLVITDVFSGARTPAHLTSTEFLDDVRRTLKPGGVYAANLADGPPLAHLRGQIATAAARFGQLALVADPAVLRGKRFGNAVLVASDHPLPTAELTRLAASDPHPARVEHGRTLTDFTGGAAPVTDTAAVASPAPPASVFR from the coding sequence ATGGGAAAGTCCAAGGGCGGCCGACGCAGACAGGCCGGTGCTGAGGCCGTCGTCGAGAGCGTCGACGGGGGGCTCGCCGAGCTGATCCCCGATCGCGAGCGGCCCCGGGCCTGGACGCTCGTGATCGACGGAGCCCCGCAGTCGCACGTCGACCTGGACGACCCGGCGTACCTGTCCTTCGAGTACCAGCGCCGCCTCGGGCACGTGATCGACCTCGTCGCCCCGCCCGGCCGGCCCGTCCACGCCGTGCACCTAGGCGGCGGCGCCCTCACCCTCGCCCGCTACGTCGCCGCCACCCGGCCCCGCTCCACCCAGCTGGTCGTCGAACGGGACGGCACCCTCGTCCAGCTGGTCCGCCGCGAACTGCCGCTGGATCCGAACGCGCGCATACGGGTGCGCTCCGCCGACGCCCGCGAGGGTCTCGCCAAGGTGCCGGACGGCTGGGCCGACCTCGTCATCACCGACGTGTTCAGCGGGGCCCGGACACCGGCCCACCTGACCTCGACCGAATTCCTCGACGACGTACGCAGGACCCTCAAGCCCGGCGGTGTCTACGCCGCCAACCTCGCAGACGGACCGCCGCTCGCCCACCTGCGCGGCCAGATCGCCACCGCCGCCGCCCGCTTCGGGCAGCTCGCGCTGGTCGCGGATCCGGCGGTGCTGCGCGGCAAGCGCTTCGGGAACGCCGTCCTGGTCGCCTCCGACCACCCGCTGCCGACAGCCGAACTGACCCGCCTCGCCGCCTCCGACCCGCATCCCGCCCGGGTCGAGCACGGCAGGACGCTCACGGACTTCACCGGAGGGGCCGCGCCCGTCACGGACACCGCGGCGGTGGCGTCGCCGGCGCCACCGGCGTCGGTGTTCAGATGA
- a CDS encoding histidine phosphatase family protein has product MPARILLARHGQTEWSLSGKHTGRTDVPLLEEGRRGAERLGERLHRAPHDGLAGVEIRTSPLARARETCELAGFGDRARTWDALLEWDYGAYEGMTPADIQAVRPGWLIWRDGVPGGESLAEITARADEVVSWARSEDRDVLVFAHGHILRSIGARWLGLPIDFAARIRLNPTSLSVLGWAYGEPAIESWNDLGHLAQDVPDVARRA; this is encoded by the coding sequence ATGCCCGCGCGCATCCTGCTGGCCCGCCACGGACAGACCGAGTGGTCCCTGTCCGGCAAGCACACGGGCAGGACGGACGTGCCGCTCCTGGAGGAAGGCCGGCGCGGCGCCGAGCGGCTGGGCGAGCGCCTGCACCGGGCGCCGCACGACGGTCTGGCCGGCGTCGAGATCCGCACCAGCCCGCTGGCACGCGCGCGTGAGACCTGCGAACTGGCCGGCTTCGGCGACCGCGCGCGCACCTGGGACGCCTTGCTGGAGTGGGACTACGGGGCGTACGAGGGCATGACCCCCGCGGACATCCAGGCCGTCCGGCCCGGCTGGCTGATCTGGCGCGACGGCGTGCCGGGCGGGGAGTCGCTCGCCGAGATCACGGCCCGGGCCGACGAGGTGGTCTCCTGGGCCCGCTCCGAGGACCGCGACGTCCTGGTCTTCGCCCACGGGCACATCCTGCGCTCCATCGGGGCGCGGTGGCTGGGCCTCCCGATCGACTTCGCGGCCCGGATCCGCCTGAACCCCACATCGCTGTCGGTGCTGGGCTGGGCCTACGGGGAGCCGGCGATCGAGAGCTGGAACGACCTGGGGCACCTCGCCCAGGACGTGCCGGACGTCGCGCGGCGGGCGTGA
- a CDS encoding phosphatase PAP2 family protein, with product MQHTETPGTEAAAPAPRLRWWTELPLILLVYGFYSAGRLLARGDVSGAVDHGLALLRFEKALYLNFEHPLNRLFTREAWIGIPADFWYASLHYLVTPAVLVWLFRSRAVRYRAARTWLMTSTLIGLIGFTLLPTCPPRLLDASHGFVDTMAQYSSYGWWGGAASAPRGMGDMTNQYAAMPSLHVGWALWCGVMLWRFGGTRMTKTAAVAYPLITTIVVMGTANHYFLDAVAGAAVMGAGLLLTPAVMRTADRFKARFVPSAAPVTADSSASASAPVAADSSAAGSSIVSAGCQTSAGERIPRQRESRHGAGAEPGASPKDAGDGAPAAAR from the coding sequence ATGCAGCACACCGAGACACCGGGCACCGAGGCGGCGGCCCCCGCGCCCAGGCTGCGCTGGTGGACCGAGCTGCCGCTGATCCTTCTGGTGTACGGGTTCTACTCGGCCGGCCGGCTCCTCGCCCGCGGCGACGTCTCCGGCGCCGTCGACCACGGTCTGGCGCTCCTGCGCTTCGAGAAGGCGCTGTACCTCAATTTCGAGCACCCGCTCAACCGCCTCTTCACGCGCGAGGCCTGGATAGGCATACCCGCCGACTTCTGGTACGCGTCGCTGCACTACCTGGTCACACCGGCGGTCCTGGTGTGGCTCTTCCGCTCCCGGGCCGTGCGCTACCGCGCCGCGCGCACCTGGCTCATGACGTCCACCCTCATCGGCCTGATCGGCTTCACCCTGCTGCCGACCTGCCCGCCCCGGCTCCTCGACGCGAGCCACGGCTTCGTGGACACGATGGCGCAGTACAGCTCGTACGGCTGGTGGGGCGGCGCCGCGAGCGCGCCGCGCGGCATGGGGGACATGACCAACCAGTACGCGGCCATGCCGAGTCTGCACGTGGGCTGGGCCCTGTGGTGCGGCGTGATGCTGTGGCGCTTCGGCGGTACGCGCATGACGAAGACGGCCGCCGTCGCCTACCCCCTGATCACGACGATCGTGGTCATGGGCACCGCCAACCACTACTTCCTCGACGCGGTGGCGGGCGCGGCCGTCATGGGTGCCGGACTGCTGCTGACCCCCGCCGTGATGCGCACCGCGGACCGGTTCAAGGCACGGTTCGTGCCGTCGGCCGCACCGGTCACGGCGGACTCCTCCGCCTCGGCTTCCGCCCCCGTCGCGGCGGACTCCTCCGCCGCAGGTTCCTCGATTGTCAGTGCCGGATGCCAGACTTCCGCGGGTGAGCGAATTCCACGGCAGCGCGAATCGCGGCACGGAGCGGGAGCCGAGCCGGGTGCCTCCCCCAAGGACGCGGGGGACGGCGCTCCAGCGGCAGCTCGCTGA
- a CDS encoding AAA family ATPase, with protein sequence MTTVFDPSAAAGQATDAILRDTLHGTARGVVVDSPPGAGKSTLVVRAALELAEAGHPLMVVAQTNAQVDDLVLRLAEKNPELPVGRLHSSDSDPYDKALDGLENVRKSAKAADLAGLAVVISTAAKWAHVKVDEPWRHAIVDEAYQMRSDSLLAVAGLFERALFVGDPGQLDPFAIVGSEQWAGLAYDPSASAVTTLLAHNPDLPQHRLPVSWRLPASAAPLVSDAFYPYTPFRSGTGPGDRTLAFGVPSDGSGPDRVIDEAAASGWGLLELPARHTPRTDPEAVGAVATVVRRLLDRAGAATSERSPAPSPLSADRIAVGTAHRDQAAAVRSALAGLGVTDVVVDTANRLQGREYDVTVVLHPLSGRPDATAFHLETGRLCVLASRHRHACIVVCRAGVTDLLDDYPSTEPVQLGTVVKFPDGWEANHAVLAHLAEHRVTWRP encoded by the coding sequence GTGACCACGGTGTTCGACCCCTCGGCCGCCGCGGGGCAGGCCACCGACGCGATCCTGCGCGACACGCTGCACGGCACCGCGCGCGGGGTCGTCGTGGACTCCCCGCCGGGCGCGGGCAAGTCCACGCTGGTGGTCCGGGCGGCCCTGGAACTGGCCGAGGCGGGTCACCCGCTGATGGTGGTCGCGCAGACCAACGCCCAGGTCGACGATCTGGTCCTGCGGCTCGCCGAGAAGAACCCCGAGCTGCCGGTGGGCCGGCTGCACAGCAGCGACTCCGACCCGTACGACAAGGCGCTCGACGGTCTGGAGAACGTACGCAAGTCGGCCAAGGCGGCCGACCTGGCCGGGCTGGCCGTGGTGATCTCGACGGCGGCGAAGTGGGCGCACGTCAAGGTCGACGAGCCGTGGCGGCACGCGATCGTCGACGAGGCGTACCAGATGCGGTCCGACTCGCTGCTCGCGGTGGCCGGGCTGTTCGAGCGGGCGCTGTTCGTGGGCGATCCGGGGCAGCTGGATCCGTTCGCGATCGTGGGCAGCGAGCAGTGGGCGGGTCTGGCGTACGACCCGTCGGCCTCGGCGGTGACGACCCTGCTCGCGCACAACCCGGACCTGCCCCAGCACCGGCTGCCGGTCTCCTGGCGGCTTCCGGCCTCGGCGGCGCCCCTGGTCTCGGACGCGTTCTACCCGTACACGCCGTTCCGCAGCGGCACCGGCCCCGGCGACCGGACCCTGGCCTTCGGCGTGCCGTCGGACGGCTCGGGCCCCGACCGGGTGATCGACGAGGCGGCCGCGTCGGGCTGGGGCCTGCTGGAGCTGCCCGCCCGGCACACTCCGCGCACGGACCCGGAGGCGGTCGGGGCGGTGGCTACGGTCGTACGGCGCCTGCTCGACCGGGCGGGGGCGGCGACCTCGGAACGCTCCCCGGCCCCCTCGCCTCTCAGCGCCGACCGGATCGCCGTCGGCACGGCCCACCGGGACCAGGCGGCCGCGGTCCGCTCGGCGCTGGCCGGCCTCGGCGTCACCGACGTGGTCGTGGACACGGCGAACCGGCTGCAGGGCCGGGAGTACGACGTCACGGTGGTCCTCCATCCCCTCTCCGGCCGCCCCGACGCCACGGCCTTCCACCTGGAGACGGGCCGCCTCTGCGTCCTGGCCTCCCGCCACCGGCACGCCTGCATCGTGGTCTGCCGAGCGGGGGTGACCGACCTGCTGGACGACTATCCGTCGACGGAGCCGGTGCAACTGGGGACGGTGGTGAAGTTCCCGGACGGCTGGGAAGCGAACCACGCGGTGCTCGCACACCTGGCCGAACACCGGGTGACCTGGCGCCCGTGA
- a CDS encoding bifunctional DNA primase/polymerase produces the protein MSSAWNASEVTPDGTAWLASAGTYPRSTLALWEERPDAPVVLPCGAVFDVVSAPSMFGRRMLDRLWDDGPGSGPVAEFRGRILLFAAPGTAQRLPALLEWEEWGARDGRETNRTGAVPPLLCHGTGDAVTVPAPSESTSPTRSASRWLVAPDTRQPWLPGPEVLLWAAVRAARSAVRISIFPPADQDAKVYDVSRRR, from the coding sequence ATGAGCAGCGCATGGAACGCCTCCGAAGTCACCCCGGACGGGACCGCCTGGCTCGCCTCGGCAGGAACGTATCCGCGAAGCACGCTCGCCCTCTGGGAGGAGCGGCCGGACGCACCGGTCGTGCTGCCCTGCGGGGCGGTCTTCGACGTCGTCAGCGCGCCCTCGATGTTCGGCCGGCGGATGCTCGACCGGCTGTGGGACGACGGCCCGGGCTCGGGCCCGGTCGCGGAGTTCCGCGGGCGGATCCTGCTGTTCGCCGCCCCGGGGACGGCGCAGCGGCTCCCCGCCCTGCTGGAGTGGGAGGAGTGGGGCGCGCGGGACGGCCGGGAGACCAACCGCACGGGCGCGGTGCCGCCGCTGCTGTGCCACGGCACCGGCGACGCCGTGACCGTCCCGGCGCCGTCGGAGAGCACCTCCCCCACCCGCTCCGCTTCCCGCTGGCTCGTCGCCCCCGACACCCGTCAGCCCTGGCTCCCCGGCCCCGAGGTACTGCTCTGGGCGGCCGTCCGGGCGGCCCGCTCAGCGGTGCGGATTTCGATTTTTCCTCCCGCCGACCAGGATGCTAAGGTCTACGACGTCAGCAGGCGCCGCTAG
- a CDS encoding M6 family metalloprotease domain-containing protein yields MPRPFPRARLRSTAAVFTTMSALAATSLGVGPSAAESDSAAPCALTRTDAHHSEGLDTWNAAYPRPARSLDAVMVFLSFPDVHPLTTPQELTADHFPATTRFFERASYGRFTLRPHSLRHWIQMPQPSTTYDIRRDWSPGRRAAYLRDALSVADPQVDFSRYDVVYFVADPDAPGVDSDATKVVNLTSPLRADGADLRRIVTVFEQHPPDRLVLAHETGHVFDLPDLYHRPVDGKGDWDTHVGDWDLMGSQFGLAPDLFAWHKWKLGWLDPRQVRCVQDAGPARLTLEPLAAGPGVQTRGTAGAPAFGLGRGTKLAVVRTGPDSVLAFEARGPVGNDVAACRQGVLVYRVRGGAQSGGGPIEVIDAHPRTDACWEDSVYPPLADAPIAIGESFTVPGEDVRVKVEGRTASGAWTVKIAVGR; encoded by the coding sequence GTGCCGCGTCCGTTTCCGCGCGCCCGACTGCGCAGCACCGCGGCCGTGTTCACCACCATGTCGGCGCTCGCGGCCACCTCCCTCGGCGTCGGCCCCTCCGCCGCCGAGTCCGACTCGGCCGCGCCCTGCGCCCTGACCCGGACCGACGCCCACCACTCGGAGGGCCTGGACACCTGGAACGCCGCCTATCCGCGCCCGGCCCGGTCCCTGGACGCGGTGATGGTCTTCCTGTCCTTCCCGGACGTCCACCCGCTGACCACACCACAGGAGCTGACCGCCGACCACTTCCCGGCGACCACCCGCTTCTTCGAACGTGCTTCCTACGGCCGTTTCACCCTGCGCCCGCACTCGCTGCGGCACTGGATCCAGATGCCGCAGCCGTCCACCACGTACGACATACGGCGCGACTGGAGCCCCGGGCGCCGGGCCGCCTATCTGCGCGATGCCCTGTCCGTGGCCGACCCGCAGGTGGACTTCTCGCGCTATGACGTCGTGTACTTCGTCGCCGATCCGGACGCTCCCGGCGTGGACTCCGACGCCACCAAGGTGGTGAACCTGACGAGCCCGCTGCGGGCGGACGGCGCCGACCTGCGCCGGATCGTCACGGTGTTCGAACAGCACCCGCCGGACCGGCTCGTCCTCGCCCACGAGACCGGGCACGTGTTCGACCTGCCCGACCTGTACCACCGGCCCGTGGACGGCAAGGGCGACTGGGACACGCACGTCGGCGACTGGGACCTGATGGGCAGCCAGTTCGGACTCGCCCCGGACCTCTTCGCCTGGCACAAGTGGAAGCTGGGCTGGCTGGATCCGCGGCAGGTGCGGTGCGTGCAGGACGCCGGGCCCGCCCGGCTGACCCTGGAGCCGCTGGCGGCGGGGCCGGGGGTGCAGACGAGGGGGACCGCGGGGGCTCCGGCCTTCGGTCTCGGGCGGGGCACCAAGCTCGCCGTGGTGCGGACCGGGCCCGACAGTGTGCTCGCCTTCGAGGCGCGCGGGCCGGTGGGCAACGACGTGGCGGCATGCCGGCAGGGGGTGCTCGTGTACCGGGTGCGGGGCGGGGCGCAGTCCGGGGGCGGCCCCATCGAGGTGATCGACGCCCATCCGCGCACGGACGCGTGCTGGGAGGACTCCGTCTACCCGCCCCTGGCCGACGCGCCGATCGCCATCGGGGAGAGCTTCACGGTGCCGGGGGAGGACGTACGGGTGAAGGTGGAGGGGCGCACGGCTTCGGGGGCGTGGACGGTGAAGATCGCAGTGGGGCGCTGA
- a CDS encoding putative bifunctional diguanylate cyclase/phosphodiesterase codes for MRERAVSGTSEGPAPAADLDRPVVTESEIDTSPRTGPPSGLPYRSVFTAAPLAMAVVDREGTVVSANDSLAALLGGSPDGLAGAVAADLVDLTSDARTWHAYREVLRGRQSRLRCTRRLKHPDGRSLWVQVTVAPLAAEDDGVLLSVADISARRELQARLRHLQMHDPVTRLPNRTLFFERLSAALEAESYEQSGTGRIGLCYLDLDGFKAINDTLGHRVGDRLLAAVAERLTRCADEAGHSRTSSPLVARLGGDEFALLVEDSTGTEQLAELAESALRAIQDPFDIDGRRLSVSASIGVVERHAAGTTPTALMQAADTTLYWAKTDGKARWTLFDPERNAHRMTRQALASTLRPAIERGEFRLEYQPLVGMEDDRLHGVEALIRWNHPQFGILTPNRFIGLAEEDGSIVPLGRWVLRTACEQARRWQLDHPDEPPIFVSVNVAVRQVWDSDLVADVAETLAGTGLAPHLLQLELTESAVMGSAGRPLQTLKALSDMGVRIAIDDFGTGYSNLAYLSRLPVSVLKLDGSFVRGFQYDDREATARANPADEVVVEAMIQLAHRLGLTVTAECVETSAQATRLRSIGCDTGQGWLYSRPVPPDRISELLGTPGVQAEAGVGNP; via the coding sequence ATGCGGGAGCGAGCGGTGAGCGGAACCTCCGAAGGGCCGGCGCCCGCGGCAGACCTGGACCGGCCGGTCGTCACAGAGAGTGAGATCGATACGTCTCCCCGTACCGGGCCGCCGTCCGGGCTGCCCTACCGCTCCGTCTTCACGGCCGCCCCGCTCGCCATGGCCGTCGTGGACCGCGAGGGCACGGTCGTCAGCGCCAACGACTCGCTCGCCGCGCTGCTCGGCGGCAGCCCGGACGGGCTCGCCGGGGCGGTCGCCGCCGACCTGGTCGACCTCACCTCCGACGCCCGTACCTGGCACGCCTACCGCGAGGTGCTGCGCGGACGGCAGTCCCGGCTGCGCTGCACGCGCCGGCTCAAGCACCCCGACGGGCGCTCGCTGTGGGTGCAGGTGACGGTCGCACCGCTGGCCGCCGAGGACGACGGCGTGCTGCTGTCCGTCGCCGACATCAGTGCCCGCCGGGAACTCCAGGCCCGGCTGCGGCACTTGCAGATGCACGACCCGGTGACCCGCCTGCCCAACCGCACCCTGTTCTTCGAGCGGCTGTCGGCCGCGCTGGAGGCGGAGTCCTACGAGCAGAGCGGCACGGGCCGGATCGGGCTGTGCTACCTGGACCTGGACGGTTTCAAGGCCATCAACGACACCCTCGGCCACCGCGTCGGCGACCGGCTGCTGGCCGCCGTCGCCGAGCGCCTCACGCGCTGCGCGGACGAGGCCGGCCACTCACGCACCAGCAGCCCGCTGGTCGCCCGGCTCGGCGGGGACGAGTTCGCGCTGCTCGTCGAGGACTCCACGGGCACCGAACAGCTGGCCGAGCTGGCCGAGTCGGCGCTGCGGGCGATCCAGGACCCGTTCGACATCGACGGCCGGCGGCTGTCGGTCTCGGCGTCGATCGGCGTCGTGGAACGGCACGCGGCCGGCACCACCCCCACCGCGCTGATGCAGGCGGCGGACACGACGCTGTACTGGGCGAAGACCGACGGCAAGGCCCGCTGGACCCTGTTCGACCCGGAGCGCAACGCGCACCGCATGACGCGCCAGGCCCTCGCCTCCACGCTCCGGCCGGCCATCGAGCGGGGCGAGTTCCGGCTGGAGTACCAGCCGCTGGTCGGCATGGAGGACGACCGGCTGCACGGCGTCGAGGCGCTCATCCGCTGGAACCACCCGCAGTTCGGCATCCTGACGCCGAATCGGTTCATCGGACTGGCGGAGGAGGACGGTTCGATCGTCCCGCTGGGCCGCTGGGTGCTGCGCACGGCCTGTGAGCAGGCCCGCCGCTGGCAGCTCGACCACCCCGACGAGCCGCCGATCTTCGTCAGCGTGAACGTGGCGGTACGTCAGGTGTGGGACTCCGACCTGGTGGCGGATGTCGCGGAGACCCTGGCCGGGACGGGCCTGGCACCGCATCTGCTCCAGCTGGAGCTGACCGAGTCGGCGGTGATGGGCTCGGCGGGCCGCCCGTTGCAGACCCTGAAGGCGCTCAGCGACATGGGTGTGCGCATCGCCATCGACGACTTCGGCACCGGCTACTCGAACCTCGCGTACCTGAGCCGGCTGCCGGTGTCGGTGCTGAAGCTGGACGGATCGTTCGTGCGCGGCTTCCAGTACGACGACCGGGAGGCGACCGCCCGTGCCAACCCGGCCGACGAGGTGGTCGTCGAGGCGATGATCCAGCTGGCGCACCGGCTCGGGCTGACCGTCACGGCCGAGTGCGTGGAGACCTCGGCCCAGGCGACCCGGCTGCGCAGCATCGGCTGCGACACCGGACAGGGCTGGCTCTACTCCCGTCCGGTGCCGCCGGACCGCATCTCCGAGCTGCTGGGCACGCCCGGCGTTCAGGCGGAGGCGGGCGTCGGCAACCCGTAG
- a CDS encoding LLM class flavin-dependent oxidoreductase, with product MAADNTRGAADEIRGAAQGGAPVPLSVLDLVTVGAGRTASDALRTSVDLARLAERRGFHRYWVAEHHSMPGVASSSPAVILAHLAAHTDRIRLGSGGVMLPNHAPLVIAEQFGTLEAMAPGRIDLGLGRAPGTDGATAAALRRTERLNEGADDFPQQLAELTRFLDDDFPDGHPYRRIHAVPGPVQATSPGGVQSPHRPPLWLLGSSGFSARLAGTLGLPFAFAHHFSAQNTVPALDLYRESFRPSAVLDEPYALIGVSALAADEEKEARRQVLAAALSMVRLRTGRPGLVPSPEEAETYEFSPMERDFVDSWNANVVHGTPDEVRSGLDDLAKRTGADELMITANAHGGDVRLRSYELIADAYGLPTPASA from the coding sequence GTGGCGGCAGACAACACACGCGGCGCGGCAGACGAGATACGCGGCGCGGCACAGGGCGGCGCCCCCGTCCCCCTCTCCGTACTGGACCTGGTCACCGTGGGGGCCGGCCGCACAGCCTCCGACGCCCTGCGCACCAGCGTCGACCTGGCCCGCCTCGCGGAGCGCCGCGGCTTCCACCGCTACTGGGTCGCCGAGCACCACTCCATGCCGGGCGTCGCGTCGTCGTCCCCGGCCGTGATCCTGGCCCACCTCGCCGCCCACACCGACCGCATCCGGCTCGGCTCGGGTGGTGTGATGCTGCCCAACCACGCCCCGCTCGTGATCGCCGAGCAGTTCGGGACGCTGGAGGCCATGGCCCCGGGCCGGATCGACCTGGGCCTCGGCCGGGCCCCCGGCACGGACGGCGCCACGGCCGCCGCCCTGCGCCGCACGGAACGGCTGAACGAGGGCGCCGACGACTTCCCGCAGCAGCTCGCCGAGCTGACCCGCTTCCTCGACGACGACTTCCCCGACGGGCACCCCTACCGCCGCATCCACGCCGTACCGGGCCCCGTCCAGGCCACGTCCCCCGGCGGTGTCCAGTCCCCGCACCGCCCGCCGCTCTGGCTGCTCGGCTCCTCCGGCTTCAGCGCCCGCCTCGCCGGGACCCTGGGGCTGCCCTTCGCCTTCGCCCACCACTTCTCCGCGCAGAACACCGTCCCGGCCCTGGACCTGTACCGGGAGTCCTTCCGGCCGTCCGCCGTGCTCGACGAGCCCTACGCCCTCATCGGCGTCTCCGCGCTCGCCGCCGACGAGGAGAAGGAGGCCCGCCGGCAGGTGCTGGCCGCCGCCCTCAGCATGGTCCGGCTGCGCACCGGCCGCCCCGGCCTCGTGCCCAGCCCGGAGGAGGCGGAGACCTACGAGTTCAGCCCCATGGAGCGCGACTTCGTCGACTCCTGGAACGCCAACGTCGTCCACGGCACCCCCGACGAGGTCCGCTCGGGCCTCGACGACCTCGCCAAGCGCACCGGCGCCGACGAGCTGATGATCACGGCCAACGCGCACGGCGGTGACGTCCGGCTCCGCTCCTACGAACTCATCGCCGACGCCTACGGGTTGCCGACGCCCGCCTCCGCCTGA